The Trichoderma atroviride chromosome 5, complete sequence genome contains a region encoding:
- a CDS encoding uncharacterized protein (EggNog:ENOG41), with amino-acid sequence MRQYAHVRPLPQSLKPPESPERSESPGRDDDIADDIVAQDVALKQTHYTISRDEILLGGAKEDKFQVLRTEADNKQYQKEIQPYTSLQPHHLSRAQRMQMGLPSQAFHFYNDNPMKTRPAQYGTSDASNHGVYGFQPNTLGSAPSQPDALISFLKEELETLQMENEKLQKLQKLQREDKPVVNFEVLHYISSEAGTETCYLGRPYWATSSEGPQLKAKSSILYPDAYIQYKSPAFIVERYYSGVEDIPAESIDARQQNQIPSPIPTSEMIRFVSNDMKEAIKALVKNNEDLKKKDSQLFTGEQMQAPYLWWWCYRGKPNIYDNYSELYSRIDSQFELGMVSEKSLRFLIQPGDVLIRMNGDSPEAHLAISSLNIVDKEKSSFNLSDDFLNSFNGASRLHAALSPTKKDQQQEWEVDVWSYGYNGNFFRVKRKLITRFSADIENAEIPIRNLGVYPLRFASHELRGSLEQRGKIFWSCRHKKYISYAKETKEDSAAGQRYMIDYPTDRALHPESEDKWGFEPETKVDTMFIEQETPSEPDIYLLPRTILGFNLRRKQWEDLNVDLIKEISWNKDAFKHLVADPETKELVQTLVTNKIAAERGTDLIQNKGNGLIMLLHGGPGTGKTFTAESVAEMAEKPLYAVTCGDIGTEPEKTEKYLESVFHLGKMWGCVVLLDEAEVFLEQRSLNDLARNALVSVFLRALEYYDGILILTSNRVGTFDEAFKSRIQLALHYKPLTQPQRARIWLNFFSHLKSLEENTIDYDDIESYIDELSEHEMNGRQIRNVITTARQWAQFRDSRMKAIHLMDTIKVTGKFDTYIKDVKEGYSDDQIARGDGVR; translated from the exons ATGCGACAATACGCACATGTTAGGCCGCTGCCACAGAGTCTGAAGCCGCCAGAGAGTCCGGAGAGGTCAGAAAGCCCGGGACGCGATGACGACATTGCGGACGATATCGTCGCCCAAGATGTAGCTCTAAAGCAAACTCACTACACCATCTCCAGAGATGAGATTTTATTGGgaggcgccaaagaagacaaaTTCCAAGTTTTACGGACCGAGGCGGATAATAAACAGTATCAAAAAGAGATTCAACCATATACATCGCTTCAACCACATCACCTATCAAGGGCTCAACGGATGCAGATGGGATTACCTTCCCAAGCATTTCACTTTTATAACGATAATCCCATGAAAACAAGACCTGCTCAGTATGGCACTAGCGACGCAAGCAATCATGGTGTCTATGGCTTTCAGCCCAACACACTGGGGAGTGCGCCAAGCCAGCCTGATGCTTTGATCTCGTTTTTAAAAGAAGAACTCGAGACACTTCAAATGGAAAATGAGAAGCTGCAAAAACTACAGAAGCTACAGCGAGAAGATAAACCTGTAGTCAATTTCGAAGTGCTTCACTACATTTCGAGCGAGGCAGGAACAGAGACATGTTATCTTGGGAGGCCATATTGGGCTACAAGTAGCGAAGGACCTCAGCTTAAAGCAAAGTCGTCTATCTTATACCCTGATGCGTATATTCAATACAAATCGCCCGCATTTATCGTCGAGCGATATTACTCCGGTGTCGAAGATATACCAGCAGAATCCATCGACGCTCGACAGCAGAATCAGATTCCGAGTCCCATCCCTACAAGCGAAATGATACGGTTCGTCTCAAATGACATGAAAGAAGCTATAAAAGCACTTGTGAAGAATAACGAAGatctgaagaagaaagattcGCAGCTTTTTACGGGCGAACAGATGCAAGCGCCATACctttggtggtggtgctACCGTGGCAAACCAAATATTT ATGATAATTACAGTGAATTATATAGCCGAATCGACAGCCAATTCGAACTCGGGATGGTCTCGGAAAAGTCCTTGAGATTCTTGATACAGCCCGGGGATGTTCTGATTCGCATGAATGGAGACAGTCCCGAGGCACATCTGGCAATATCTTCTTTGAATATAGTAGACAAAGAAAAGTCCTCTTTTAACCTTTCAGACGATTTCCTAAACAGTTTCAACGGAGCTAGCAGATTACATGCAGCTCTGTCACCAACAAAGAAAGATCAGCAACAAGAATGGGAGGTTGATGTATGGTCATACGGATATAACGGCAACTTTTTCAGGGTGAAGAGGAAGCTTATTACAAGGTTTTCTGCCGATATCGAAAATGCTGAAATCCCGATTCGGAATTTGGGTGTATATCCACTTCGATTCGCCTCGCATGAACTACGTGGATCTCTAGAGCAACGAGGAAAAATAttttggagctgccggcACAAGAAGTATATTTCGTATgctaaagaaacaaaagaagattcagct GCAGGGCAACGTTATATGATCGACTATCCTACTGACCGAGCGCTGCATCCCGAATCTGAAGATAAATGGGGGTTTGAGCCCGAAACTAAGGTAGATACGATGTTCATAGAGCAAGAAACGCCGTCTGAGCCCGACATATATCTGCTACCTCGGACGATTCTTGGCTTCAATCTACGACGAAAACAGTGGG AGGACCTCAATGTGGATCTGATCAAAGAAATATCCTGGAATAAAGACGCTTTTAAGCATCTTGTCGCGGATCCCGAAACCAAGGAACTAGTTCAAACCCTCGTCACAAACAAAATTGCAGCCGAGAGAGGAACCGATCTCATACAGAACAAGGGAAACGGGCTAATCATGCTTCTCCATGGAGGTCCGGGAACCGGCAAGACGTTCACCGCTGAGAGCGTTGCTGAGATGGCGGAGAAACCTCTCTACGCTGTGACTTGCGGCGATATTGGAACTGAACCAGAAAAGACAGAGAAATACTTGGAGTccgtcttccatcttggcAAAATGTGGGGATGCGTGGTTCTTTTGGATGAGGCCGAGGTATTTCTCGAACAGCGCTCTCTCAACGACTTAGCGCGTAATGCTCTTGTGTCAGTCTTTCTACGCGCGTTGGAATATTACGATGGCATCCTCATCCTAACGTCAAACCGCGTCGGCACCTTTGACGAGGCATTCAAGTCGCGTATACAGTTGGCTCTGCACTACAAGCCGCTGACACAGCCGCAACGAGCTCGGATCTGGCTCAACTTCTTTAGTCATCTTAAGTCCCTTGAAGAGAACACTATTGACTATGATGACATCGAGAGCTATATCGATGAGCTATCCGAGCATGAGATGAATGGGCGTCAAATACGCAACGTGATTACCACTGCCAGGCAATGGGCTCAGTTTCGAGACAGTAGGATGAAAGCAATTCATTTGATGGATACTATAAAAGTGACTGGCAAATTCGATACTTACATCAAGGACGTGAAGGAGGGATACTCCGATGATCAAATAGCAAGAGGGGATGGAGTGCGATAG
- a CDS encoding uncharacterized protein (EggNog:ENOG41), with product MFPGPKPVLYGSVMCAHLELVLFYIRTYYTKGNFQPEHLPKAQQSLRESLTVNSDDVFGDGSAVALVEILSTLSPINTAVNPQFQKTLLAYLYKLVIKHLPRWSIAVVISRLHEDMDSAD from the exons ATGTTCCCGGGCCCAAAGCCGGTGCTCTATGGTAGTGTCATGTGTGCCCATCTGGAGCTCGTGCTCTTCTACATCCGAACATACTATACCAAGGGCAACTTCCAGCCAGAAC ATTTGCCAAAAGCCCAGCAGTCGTTACGGGAATCCCTGACAGTCAATTCTGACGACGTCTTCGGCGATGGATCTGCCGTCGCCCTGGTTGAGATCCTCAGCACCTTGTCTCCCATCAACACAGCGGTCAATCCACAGTTCCAGAAGACGTTGCTCGCGTATCTCTACAAATTGGTCATCAAGCACCTGCCTCGATGGAGCATTGCGGTGGTCATCTCCAGGCTACATGAAGACATGGACAGCGCAGACTAG